In Myxococcus fulvus, one genomic interval encodes:
- a CDS encoding ABC transporter permease yields MKALLIARRELSGYLRTLSGYVVIAVILALNGLFFNAYALGGASKRSAEVLSQFFYYSSGFTIVASVFISMRLLAEERQTGTLPLLYSSPLRDRDIVLGKFLAGFAFLALYVLCTLYMPVLVLVNGKVSWGHVGAGYLGLLLLGSASLAVGTFGSALAKNQLLAAITSAVMLVALILCWLLARITEQPLADVFSAMSLWNQHFPPFQSGLIHVRDVVYYLVVTYVALFAATRVLEARRWR; encoded by the coding sequence GTGAAGGCGCTGCTCATCGCCCGCCGCGAGCTGTCCGGCTACCTGCGCACGCTCAGCGGCTACGTCGTCATCGCGGTCATCCTCGCGTTGAACGGCCTGTTCTTCAACGCGTACGCCCTGGGCGGCGCGAGCAAGCGCTCCGCCGAGGTGCTCTCGCAGTTCTTCTATTACTCGAGCGGCTTCACCATCGTCGCCTCGGTGTTCATCTCCATGCGCCTGCTCGCGGAGGAGCGACAGACGGGCACGCTGCCCCTCTTGTACTCCTCGCCGCTCAGGGACAGGGACATCGTGCTGGGCAAGTTCCTGGCGGGCTTCGCGTTCCTGGCGCTGTACGTGTTGTGCACGCTGTACATGCCGGTGCTGGTGCTGGTGAACGGCAAGGTGTCCTGGGGCCACGTGGGCGCCGGCTACCTGGGGTTGTTGCTCCTGGGCAGCGCGTCCCTGGCGGTGGGCACGTTCGGCTCGGCGCTGGCGAAGAACCAGCTGCTCGCGGCGATCACCTCCGCGGTGATGCTGGTGGCGCTCATCCTCTGCTGGTTGCTCGCGCGCATCACCGAGCAGCCGCTGGCGGACGTGTTCAGCGCGATGTCGCTGTGGAACCAGCACTTCCCGCCGTTCCAATCGGGGCTCATCCACGTGCGTGACGTCGTCTACTACCTGGTGGTCACCTACGTGGCGCTGTTCGCGGCCACGCGGGTGCTCGAGGCGCGGAGGTGGCGATGA